A single Candidatus Methylomirabilis sp. DNA region contains:
- a CDS encoding TonB family protein → RVRALWEPPGQGRVLVNARILRSRYVRDVVVVRPSGNPLFDMSAVRAIQEAVPYPPFPPLMREEYVDIAFTFTGKEGVR, encoded by the coding sequence CGGGTGCGGGCCCTGTGGGAGCCGCCCGGCCAGGGGCGCGTGCTGGTCAACGCGCGGATCCTCCGGAGCCGCTACGTGCGGGATGTCGTCGTGGTGCGGCCATCGGGGAACCCGCTCTTCGACATGTCGGCGGTCCGGGCGATCCAGGAGGCGGTGCCCTATCCCCCCTTCCCCCCCCTGATGCGGGAGGAGTACGTGGACATCGCCTTCACCTTCACCGGGAAGGAGGGCGTCCGCTGA